A region from the Dehalococcoides mccartyi CG5 genome encodes:
- a CDS encoding tagatose 1,6-diphosphate aldolase: MSISAGKLLNLTALASPRGVFEIAAMDHRGSIKKHLCPKNTDEECYRNLADFKLSLCRAFSGQASAILLDPLYGLPECLSQNALLPGCGLLVSLESSGYAGEAEYRTTELLENWGVTKIKLLGANAVKLLLYYRPDLKDLAKKQQLLVSRVADECRKLDIPFVLEPVTYPIGQELKNAELFAKNKPDLVLSTVADLAGLGIDILKVEFPVDLRFSLTEDMAFQSTRKLDSLCPVPWAILSAGADFSLYVRELEIACQCGASGFLAGRAVWQEALEITNPVNRQDFINRIAVERFKRLCQIAENGGQPWYEKLGLKTGNFINPSQHWYAEYHPGEDL, from the coding sequence ATGAGTATAAGCGCCGGCAAACTGCTTAATCTGACTGCTCTGGCCAGCCCCAGAGGCGTATTTGAGATTGCGGCTATGGACCACCGCGGCTCAATTAAAAAGCACCTCTGCCCCAAAAACACAGATGAAGAATGCTACCGCAATCTGGCTGATTTCAAACTCAGCCTTTGCCGTGCCTTTTCCGGTCAGGCCAGTGCAATATTGCTTGACCCACTTTACGGACTGCCTGAGTGCCTGTCTCAAAATGCCCTTTTGCCCGGGTGTGGTTTGCTAGTCAGCCTGGAATCAAGCGGTTATGCGGGGGAAGCCGAATACCGCACTACCGAGCTTCTGGAAAACTGGGGGGTGACCAAGATAAAACTGCTGGGAGCTAACGCCGTTAAGCTCCTGCTGTACTACCGCCCGGATTTAAAAGATTTAGCCAAGAAACAACAGCTTCTGGTATCCAGAGTAGCTGATGAATGCCGCAAACTGGATATCCCCTTTGTGCTGGAACCTGTCACCTACCCCATAGGGCAGGAACTGAAAAATGCCGAACTCTTCGCTAAAAATAAACCGGATCTGGTACTCTCAACCGTAGCGGATTTGGCCGGTCTGGGTATAGATATACTGAAAGTGGAGTTCCCCGTTGATCTCCGCTTCAGCCTGACCGAAGACATGGCATTTCAATCTACCCGGAAATTGGATTCTCTCTGTCCCGTACCCTGGGCTATACTCTCAGCCGGGGCAGATTTCAGCCTGTATGTGAGAGAATTGGAAATAGCCTGCCAGTGCGGAGCTTCCGGTTTTCTGGCCGGGAGGGCAGTCTGGCAGGAGGCTCTGGAGATAACCAATCCGGTAAACCGTCAGGATTTCATAAACCGTATAGCTGTTGAAAGATTTAAACGGCTGTGCCAGATAGCCGAAAACGGGGGGCAGCCATGGTATGAGAAGCTGGGGTTGAAAACAGGTAATTTTATAAATCCCAGCCAGCACTGGTATGCCGAATACCACCCGGGTGAAGACCTGTGA
- a CDS encoding aminotransferase class I/II-fold pyridoxal phosphate-dependent enzyme: MTSQVGTDKGFISDRAKELKPSGIRKFFDLAAKMGSGAISLGVGEPDFTTPWHIRESAIYALEKGYTMYTSNAGLLELRQEISKYLYQTYGLEYNPETEVLITVGSSEALDLVMRATLNPGDEVLMTDPAYVAYPSCVFMSYGNPVQIPTFEANNFEISAADIAPRITPKTRSILLGYPSNPTGAVMPKNKLAEIAKLACDKNLLVVSDEIYDKIIYSGFEHTCFATLPGMRERSVIINGFSKTYAMTGWRIGYAVGPAAIIQAMTKIHQHTMLCAPIAAQKAALEALRNGQDDVRLMVEEYDRRRRFIVKNFNDMGLSCFEPKGAFYTFPSVRKTGLSSNEFAEKLLMEEKVAAVPGTAFGESGEGYLRCCYATSLKDIEEAMKRFRHFLKHNCPQM; this comes from the coding sequence ATGACATCACAGGTGGGAACGGACAAAGGTTTTATCTCTGACAGAGCCAAAGAGCTCAAGCCCTCCGGCATACGCAAATTCTTTGACCTGGCCGCCAAGATGGGTAGCGGAGCGATATCTCTGGGTGTGGGCGAACCTGACTTTACTACCCCCTGGCATATCCGCGAATCTGCCATTTATGCTCTGGAAAAGGGATATACCATGTATACCTCTAACGCCGGGCTTTTGGAACTCCGTCAGGAAATATCCAAATACCTTTACCAGACCTATGGGCTGGAGTACAACCCTGAAACCGAGGTATTAATAACAGTGGGCTCAAGCGAGGCTCTGGACCTGGTTATGCGGGCTACCCTGAACCCCGGTGATGAAGTACTGATGACAGACCCAGCTTATGTAGCCTATCCTTCCTGCGTCTTTATGTCATACGGCAACCCGGTACAGATACCCACCTTTGAAGCTAATAATTTTGAGATAAGTGCGGCCGATATAGCCCCCAGAATTACCCCCAAGACCCGCTCTATTCTGCTGGGTTACCCTTCAAATCCCACTGGGGCGGTTATGCCCAAGAATAAACTGGCGGAGATTGCCAAGCTGGCCTGTGACAAAAACCTGCTGGTGGTATCTGACGAGATATATGACAAGATTATCTACTCCGGTTTTGAACATACCTGTTTTGCCACTCTGCCGGGTATGCGGGAACGCAGTGTTATTATAAACGGTTTTTCCAAGACCTATGCCATGACCGGCTGGCGGATTGGTTATGCAGTAGGCCCGGCCGCTATTATTCAGGCCATGACCAAGATTCACCAGCACACCATGCTCTGCGCCCCTATTGCCGCCCAGAAAGCCGCCCTAGAGGCCTTGAGGAACGGTCAGGATGATGTCCGTCTGATGGTAGAGGAATATGACCGCAGACGCCGTTTTATAGTAAAAAATTTCAACGATATGGGTTTGTCCTGTTTTGAGCCCAAAGGGGCTTTTTACACCTTCCCTTCAGTGCGAAAAACCGGACTGAGTTCGAACGAATTTGCTGAAAAACTGCTTATGGAAGAAAAAGTGGCAGCTGTACCCGGTACTGCCTTTGGTGAGAGCGGCGAAGGTTACCTCCGCTGTTGTTACGCTACCTCCCTGAAGGATATTGAAGAGGCCATGAAACGTTTCCGCCACTTTTTAAAACACAACTGCCCGCAGATGTAG
- the ispH gene encoding 4-hydroxy-3-methylbut-2-enyl diphosphate reductase, with protein sequence MKVECASNIGFCFGVRRAINILEKTASERGGVETLGALVHNQQVLNRLSGMGVRVVKNIDDISGCTVAISSHGVGPAVLAELKSKGLEIVDTTCPFVKRAQVAAKRFHDAGFFTVIYGDVNHPEVKGILGWAGGNGLATLNPQGLDDIPDLSRYIGVLSQTTQIPTGFTSFVKNVIDQALVKDAEIRIADTLCHDIRDRQSAALELAGRVDLMLVIGGHNSANTRHLLDLCKTVSNTHLIETASELQTDWLKGVSRIGITSGASTDETTISEVCSYLDRLSAGA encoded by the coding sequence ATGAAAGTGGAATGTGCATCTAATATCGGGTTTTGTTTTGGCGTACGCCGCGCTATAAACATACTGGAAAAAACGGCTTCCGAACGGGGCGGGGTGGAGACTCTGGGTGCTTTGGTGCATAACCAGCAGGTTTTAAACCGCCTTTCCGGTATGGGTGTACGGGTTGTAAAAAATATAGATGACATCAGCGGCTGTACTGTAGCTATTTCCTCCCACGGGGTAGGACCTGCGGTTCTGGCTGAGCTAAAATCCAAAGGGCTGGAAATAGTGGATACCACCTGTCCTTTCGTCAAACGGGCTCAGGTAGCCGCCAAACGCTTTCATGATGCAGGGTTTTTTACTGTAATTTACGGTGATGTAAACCACCCGGAGGTCAAGGGCATACTGGGTTGGGCGGGTGGAAACGGACTGGCTACCCTTAACCCGCAGGGATTAGATGATATCCCGGATTTATCCCGTTATATAGGCGTACTTTCTCAGACTACCCAGATACCCACCGGTTTCACTTCTTTTGTTAAAAATGTTATAGATCAGGCTCTGGTCAAAGATGCCGAAATTCGTATAGCCGATACCCTCTGCCACGATATCCGTGACCGGCAGTCGGCCGCTCTGGAACTGGCGGGACGGGTAGATCTGATGCTGGTTATCGGCGGGCACAACAGTGCCAATACCCGCCACCTGCTGGATTTATGCAAAACCGTATCCAACACCCATTTGATAGAGACTGCTTCAGAACTGCAAACTGACTGGTTAAAGGGGGTAAGCCGCATCGGCATTACTTCCGGGGCTTCCACTGATGAAACCACCATATCCGAAGTTTGTTCGTATCTGGATAGGCTTTCAGCCGGAGCTTAG
- a CDS encoding ABC transporter permease, giving the protein MKNILTVAKKELRDNFSNKGMLIQALIMPLLFGFLYSNNLSSQTGLGLSLNGVVFYLSIMISAFMSYMFLSQAFVMEKYTRTIESLMCTPLSLRDILLGKVLGVSASTYPFVLLAVLIPIVRTGLENGEFILPSLAIFIQVLFVTPLVILGFVNLMGFLNLYVGLKEYRILNLIVFVPMFGLMGAGIGLASNIDAQWTLVGIVAGVALLLLGISTYLTRFLSRERIVTTLP; this is encoded by the coding sequence ATGAAAAATATACTGACCGTAGCTAAAAAAGAATTGCGGGATAACTTTAGCAACAAGGGCATGCTTATTCAGGCTCTCATCATGCCGCTGCTGTTCGGTTTCCTTTATTCCAACAACCTATCCAGCCAAACAGGTCTGGGTTTATCCTTAAACGGAGTAGTCTTTTACCTGTCCATTATGATAAGCGCCTTTATGTCTTATATGTTTCTCAGCCAGGCATTCGTGATGGAAAAATACACCCGCACTATTGAAAGCCTGATGTGCACCCCTCTCAGCCTGCGGGATATTCTGCTGGGAAAAGTACTGGGAGTAAGTGCTTCCACCTACCCGTTTGTCCTGCTGGCTGTTTTAATACCCATTGTCCGTACCGGCCTTGAAAACGGGGAGTTTATACTGCCCTCGCTGGCGATATTTATTCAGGTACTGTTTGTAACCCCGCTGGTTATTTTGGGTTTTGTAAACCTGATGGGTTTTTTAAACCTGTACGTGGGGCTTAAAGAATACCGGATTTTAAACCTGATTGTGTTTGTACCAATGTTCGGGCTGATGGGCGCAGGTATTGGTCTTGCCAGCAATATTGATGCTCAGTGGACTCTGGTAGGCATAGTAGCCGGAGTAGCTTTGCTGCTTTTGGGTATTTCCACTTACCTGACCCGCTTTCTCAGCCGTGAAAGAATAGTAACCACCCTGCCCTAA
- a CDS encoding DUF2178 domain-containing protein, whose amino-acid sequence MSIKNFRYLVILLSVIMGIGIGWATASGAYLFGLLIVPIFIGLSVFLKSQVRGVLADERQYRIQEKAASFTIRIFGPVVGIAPLIYLMINEDAASSPEYWLLVGMALFFILLYDLANLYYRSKM is encoded by the coding sequence ATGAGTATTAAAAATTTCCGCTATCTGGTCATTCTGCTGTCGGTAATAATGGGTATTGGCATAGGGTGGGCAACAGCCAGCGGCGCATATCTCTTCGGGCTTCTGATAGTGCCTATCTTTATTGGGCTGAGTGTATTTCTAAAAAGCCAAGTACGGGGCGTATTGGCAGATGAACGCCAGTATCGCATTCAAGAAAAGGCCGCCAGCTTCACTATCCGTATTTTCGGCCCGGTAGTAGGTATAGCACCCCTGATATACCTGATGATAAATGAAGATGCGGCATCTTCCCCCGAGTACTGGCTACTCGTGGGCATGGCATTATTTTTTATTTTGCTGTATGACCTGGCAAATCTTTACTACCGCAGTAAAATGTAG
- a CDS encoding helix-turn-helix transcriptional regulator, whose product MQNKLKVLRAINSLTQEELADKLGITRQTVISIERGKYSPSLELAFKIASLFKTPIEEIFVYNTEQEGQ is encoded by the coding sequence ATGCAAAATAAACTTAAGGTTTTAAGAGCTATAAACAGCCTCACTCAGGAAGAACTGGCAGACAAACTGGGCATTACCCGCCAGACAGTTATTTCTATAGAACGGGGTAAGTATTCCCCTTCTCTGGAGCTGGCTTTCAAAATAGCCTCCCTTTTTAAAACACCTATAGAAGAAATATTTGTATATAACACTGAACAGGAAGGGCAATGA
- a CDS encoding Lrp/AsnC family transcriptional regulator, which translates to MLSDILKILENDSRITPDRLACMTGLPEGEISREIKQAEADKTILKYKTVINWEKLGAEQVFALIEVKVSPQRDVGFDAIAERIYRYPEVRSCYLLSGTYDLLVMVGGKTMQLVANFVAQKLAPIEGVQGAVTHFLLKRYKEDGEIIDGNDDIKREPVVL; encoded by the coding sequence ATGCTTAGTGACATTTTGAAAATCCTGGAAAATGACTCCCGAATCACACCTGACAGACTGGCCTGCATGACCGGCCTGCCCGAAGGGGAAATCAGCCGTGAAATAAAGCAGGCTGAAGCTGATAAAACTATCCTCAAATACAAAACCGTTATCAATTGGGAAAAACTGGGTGCCGAACAGGTTTTTGCCCTGATAGAGGTCAAGGTCAGCCCCCAGAGAGATGTGGGATTTGACGCTATTGCAGAGAGGATTTACCGCTATCCGGAGGTTCGCTCATGCTACCTGCTTTCAGGCACTTATGACCTGCTGGTAATGGTAGGCGGCAAGACCATGCAGTTGGTGGCCAACTTCGTAGCCCAAAAACTGGCTCCTATCGAAGGCGTACAGGGAGCGGTTACCCATTTTCTGCTGAAGCGCTACAAAGAAGATGGCGAAATAATTGACGGCAATGATGATATTAAACGTGAACCGGTAGTCCTTTAA
- the trpS gene encoding tryptophan--tRNA ligase, which yields MKRVFSGVRPTGRLHLGNYLGAVKNYVALQDDYECIYCVVDLHALTTLEETATLKENIYEMMLDLLASGLDPKKCILFVQSQVPEINELFTLFGMITPLSWLLRVPTFKEKVKMHPDNVNYGLVGYPVLQAADISLYKADVVPVGVDQLPHLELTREIVRRFNEKFGDTFPEPQARLTNFPTVVGLDGKDKMSKSLNNHIELALSEEETAKKVMSAVTDPARQYKTDPGHPNICNVYKLHNYFSPQAVAQITDDCQNARIGCVQCKRALAEAINAYLRPIRAKRSELAKNPDEIYRIMADGAERAGVIARQTLDEVREKMNLR from the coding sequence ATGAAACGGGTTTTTTCCGGTGTCCGTCCCACAGGCCGTCTCCATCTGGGTAACTACCTTGGAGCGGTTAAGAACTATGTAGCTTTGCAGGATGATTACGAATGTATTTACTGCGTGGTAGACCTTCACGCCCTGACCACTCTGGAAGAAACTGCCACTTTGAAAGAAAATATATATGAGATGATGCTGGATTTGCTGGCTTCGGGGCTGGATCCTAAAAAGTGCATTCTCTTTGTCCAGTCTCAGGTACCGGAAATAAACGAACTCTTCACCCTGTTCGGCATGATTACCCCTTTAAGCTGGCTGCTTCGGGTGCCCACCTTTAAGGAAAAGGTAAAAATGCACCCTGACAATGTGAACTACGGTCTGGTGGGTTATCCGGTGCTTCAGGCGGCAGATATATCCCTTTACAAGGCGGATGTGGTGCCGGTGGGGGTAGACCAGCTGCCCCATTTGGAGCTTACCCGTGAAATAGTCCGCCGTTTCAATGAAAAGTTCGGGGATACCTTTCCCGAGCCTCAGGCAAGGCTGACCAATTTCCCCACTGTGGTTGGTCTGGACGGCAAGGATAAAATGAGTAAGTCCCTCAACAACCATATTGAACTGGCTCTGTCAGAGGAAGAAACTGCCAAAAAAGTAATGAGTGCAGTTACTGACCCTGCCCGCCAGTACAAGACTGACCCCGGTCACCCGAATATTTGCAATGTTTACAAATTGCACAATTATTTCAGCCCGCAAGCGGTTGCCCAGATTACCGATGATTGCCAAAATGCCCGCATAGGCTGTGTCCAGTGCAAACGGGCTCTAGCCGAAGCTATCAACGCTTACCTGCGTCCCATTCGGGCAAAAAGAAGCGAACTGGCTAAAAACCCGGACGAGATTTACCGCATAATGGCAGACGGGGCGGAAAGAGCCGGAGTCATCGCCCGCCAGACGCTGGACGAGGTCCGTGAGAAAATGAATCTCCGCTAA
- a CDS encoding DUF5667 domain-containing protein has protein sequence MNVKNSPEFNNILNECLDRILINGQDLESCLRLYPDQAVELAPLLKTAIGIERVAGRCTPSPVFKARARYEFMSALKESKHRKGFFGWRLNWATGLASALMFLFVSGGGVAVAASGSMPDSPLYGVKLATEELWLNFSFGEEGKINAMNQIADRRVAEIIYLADTDQVNLLRQTNDKLNSALSVMASLVGLENSVMSAANPQDRDDTALTAPVTAPPNKNLGLTENSGGSANTTQNGIILLAIANQNALNLALERASDDVREDMAWVVANAIAAYQRILNAMYIP, from the coding sequence ATGAATGTAAAAAATAGCCCTGAATTTAATAACATCCTGAACGAATGTCTGGACCGTATTCTTATAAACGGGCAGGATTTGGAAAGCTGTCTTCGCCTGTATCCTGATCAGGCGGTAGAGTTAGCTCCTTTGCTCAAAACCGCTATCGGGATTGAACGGGTTGCCGGCAGATGTACTCCTTCGCCAGTATTCAAGGCCAGAGCCCGCTATGAATTTATGTCTGCTCTGAAAGAAAGCAAACATAGAAAAGGCTTTTTCGGGTGGCGGCTTAACTGGGCAACCGGGCTTGCCAGCGCCCTTATGTTCCTTTTTGTTTCAGGCGGAGGGGTTGCGGTAGCTGCTTCCGGCAGTATGCCTGACAGCCCGCTATACGGGGTGAAACTGGCAACCGAAGAACTCTGGCTGAATTTCTCCTTTGGCGAAGAGGGTAAAATAAACGCTATGAACCAGATTGCCGACAGACGGGTTGCCGAGATAATCTATCTGGCGGATACGGATCAGGTTAATCTGTTAAGGCAAACCAATGACAAGCTCAATTCCGCTCTATCTGTTATGGCAAGTTTAGTGGGGCTTGAAAACAGTGTGATGTCAGCGGCTAACCCTCAAGACAGAGATGATACTGCCTTGACTGCACCAGTCACTGCACCTCCCAATAAAAACCTCGGGTTAACTGAAAATTCAGGCGGCAGTGCCAATACTACCCAAAATGGCATTATCCTTTTAGCCATTGCTAATCAGAATGCCCTTAATCTGGCTCTGGAAAGAGCTTCCGATGATGTACGCGAGGATATGGCCTGGGTGGTTGCCAATGCAATTGCGGCTTACCAGCGGATATTAAACGCCATGTATATTCCCTGA
- a CDS encoding ABC transporter ATP-binding protein — protein sequence MIEVNNLSKVFKGKTVLDNITFSVAPGEIFGFLGPNGAGKTTTMRIILGLLNPSSGKATLNGKNLAKDDTARSNVGVLLEVDGIYDRLSAYENLRYFADIYQIPNREARINELLEFFNLSERRNDPAGKFSKGMKRKLALAKAIMHKPEVLFLDEPASGLDPEAQKSFRDLILSLSREGNMTIFLNSHDLDEVQRICNKVAIIKGGKLLAWDSLTNLDRKNRQPGMELSFSNTADIEQAEKLLVSAKLAVDIHRTQEGLTLTPAEGVDTPKIITYLSGHNIQLEEVRKLKRSLEEIYLETMKQETK from the coding sequence ATGATAGAAGTAAACAACCTTAGCAAAGTCTTTAAGGGCAAAACGGTGCTGGATAATATCACATTCAGTGTCGCCCCGGGGGAAATATTCGGTTTTCTGGGCCCCAACGGTGCAGGGAAAACCACTACCATGAGAATCATTCTGGGGCTGTTAAACCCCTCTAGCGGTAAGGCAACTCTGAATGGCAAAAATCTGGCTAAAGATGATACCGCCCGAAGCAATGTAGGTGTCCTGCTGGAGGTAGACGGCATCTATGACCGCCTGAGTGCCTACGAAAACCTGCGGTATTTCGCGGATATTTACCAGATACCCAACCGCGAAGCCCGCATAAATGAACTACTGGAATTTTTTAACCTGAGCGAACGCCGAAATGACCCAGCCGGCAAATTTTCCAAGGGCATGAAGCGTAAACTGGCTCTGGCCAAGGCTATTATGCACAAACCGGAGGTGCTATTTCTGGATGAACCGGCTTCCGGCCTTGACCCTGAAGCCCAGAAAAGCTTCCGTGACCTTATCCTGTCCCTTTCCCGCGAGGGCAATATGACTATTTTCCTGAATTCGCACGATCTGGACGAAGTTCAGCGTATCTGCAATAAAGTAGCCATTATAAAGGGCGGTAAACTACTGGCTTGGGATAGCCTGACCAATCTGGACAGGAAAAACCGCCAACCCGGTATGGAACTTTCATTCAGTAACACTGCTGATATTGAGCAGGCTGAAAAACTGCTTGTTTCCGCCAAACTGGCGGTTGATATTCACCGCACACAGGAAGGACTGACCCTGACCCCGGCTGAAGGCGTAGATACCCCAAAGATAATCACCTATCTGTCCGGTCACAATATCCAGCTGGAAGAGGTACGTAAGCTAAAGCGATCTCTGGAAGAAATATATCTGGAGACTATGAAACAGGAGACCAAGTAA
- the gatA gene encoding Asp-tRNA(Asn)/Glu-tRNA(Gln) amidotransferase subunit GatA, producing the protein MTDLVKLTIAQSHKLLKDRKISSAELTKAHLERIEKLEPEIKAFMTVCPETALSQAEAADKAIKQGDIRPLTGIPMALKDVLCTKGIRTTCSSKMLENFVPPYNAHVVDKLAKEGAVLLGKTNMDEFAMGSSTENSAYFTTRNPWNTDKVPGGSSGGSAACVAASEAVFSLGSDTGGSIRQPASFCSVTGYKPSYGMVSRYGLVAFASSLDQIGPFTKDAMDCALVMNAIAGFDDRDSTSVPQTVPDFSSGLDGNIKGFKLGVPKEYFSQNMRPDITEKINDALGVLSGLGASIDREVSLPHTPYALAVYYILAPSEASANLSRYDGVKYGYSYNQTENMWEAMEKTRAKGFGPEVKRRIMIGTYALSAGYYDAWYVKAQKVRTLISQEFNNAFEKYDALITPTTPNLPFSIGEKLNDPFEMYMCDTCTIPINIAGLPAVSIPAGFVDGLPVGLQIIGKPFADQTIMRIAHAFQCATTWHKETPRL; encoded by the coding sequence ATGACGGATTTAGTTAAACTGACTATTGCCCAGTCCCACAAGTTGCTCAAAGACCGCAAGATATCATCAGCCGAACTTACCAAAGCCCACCTTGAGCGGATTGAGAAACTTGAACCTGAAATAAAGGCCTTTATGACTGTTTGCCCGGAAACCGCCCTGTCACAGGCTGAAGCGGCAGACAAAGCTATCAAACAGGGGGATATCCGCCCTCTTACGGGTATACCCATGGCCCTGAAAGACGTACTATGCACCAAGGGCATCCGGACTACCTGTTCATCTAAAATGCTGGAAAACTTTGTACCCCCTTATAACGCCCACGTGGTGGATAAACTGGCGAAAGAAGGGGCGGTTTTGCTGGGTAAAACCAACATGGATGAGTTTGCCATGGGTTCTTCCACTGAAAACTCGGCCTACTTTACCACCCGCAACCCATGGAATACCGATAAAGTCCCTGGCGGTTCTTCGGGCGGTTCGGCAGCCTGTGTGGCCGCTTCAGAAGCTGTATTTTCATTGGGTTCGGATACCGGCGGTTCTATCCGCCAGCCGGCCAGCTTCTGCAGTGTTACCGGGTATAAACCCAGCTATGGCATGGTAAGCCGCTACGGGCTGGTAGCCTTTGCCAGCTCACTTGACCAGATAGGGCCTTTTACCAAAGATGCAATGGATTGCGCTTTGGTAATGAATGCCATTGCCGGCTTTGACGACCGTGACTCCACCTCTGTCCCGCAAACTGTTCCTGATTTCAGCAGCGGCCTTGACGGGAATATAAAGGGGTTTAAGCTAGGTGTGCCCAAAGAATATTTCAGCCAGAATATGCGGCCGGATATCACCGAAAAGATAAATGACGCCCTGGGCGTACTTTCGGGTCTGGGTGCAAGCATAGACCGCGAGGTATCTCTGCCCCACACTCCATACGCACTGGCAGTTTATTACATACTGGCGCCCTCTGAAGCATCCGCCAATCTGTCACGCTATGACGGGGTAAAATACGGCTACTCTTACAATCAAACCGAAAACATGTGGGAAGCGATGGAAAAAACCCGTGCCAAAGGTTTCGGGCCTGAGGTGAAACGCCGCATTATGATAGGTACTTATGCTCTTTCTGCCGGCTATTATGACGCATGGTATGTCAAAGCCCAGAAGGTACGCACTTTGATAAGCCAGGAATTTAACAACGCCTTTGAAAAGTATGACGCCCTGATAACCCCAACCACCCCCAACCTACCCTTCAGTATCGGTGAAAAACTGAATGACCCTTTTGAGATGTATATGTGTGACACCTGCACCATTCCCATAAATATTGCCGGCTTGCCCGCGGTAAGCATACCGGCTGGTTTCGTAGACGGTTTACCGGTTGGTTTACAAATTATAGGCAAGCCCTTTGCTGACCAGACTATCATGCGTATAGCTCATGCTTTCCAGTGCGCTACCACCTGGCACAAGGAAACGCCCCGGTTATAG
- the pfkB gene encoding 1-phosphofructokinase — MIATVTLNPCLDKHIDVHGLVLYETNRWHRMSKYAGGKGIDVSRAVYEMGFDTIACGLLGGEEGREIETLLTEQGLKYHFTPISQPTRSCFIIYDTKTRRQTNLNAPGPRIAPPELKMFYADLLRESAASSLIVMSGSVPPGVPSSVYFTLISHARKLGKQTILDTAGKYLREGLKAKPCLVKPNIREAEELLGRKLETEAEIILAAKEIVRMGAGIAVISMGKKGLIACDGKQVIKASSAYVRVKSTVGAGDSTVAGFAISLRRGDSLEEACRLGVAMGTAAVMTPGTELCHREDVQYWLPRIKIRRLA; from the coding sequence GTGATTGCCACGGTTACTTTAAACCCCTGCCTGGACAAGCATATAGATGTGCATGGTTTGGTACTATATGAAACCAACCGCTGGCATCGCATGTCCAAATATGCCGGCGGCAAAGGGATAGATGTTTCACGTGCCGTCTACGAAATGGGGTTTGATACAATTGCCTGCGGTTTGCTGGGGGGAGAGGAAGGGCGGGAAATTGAAACCCTGTTGACAGAGCAAGGGCTAAAATATCACTTTACCCCCATAAGCCAGCCTACCCGCAGTTGTTTTATAATTTACGATACCAAAACCCGCCGCCAGACTAATCTGAACGCCCCCGGTCCGCGAATAGCTCCGCCTGAACTAAAAATGTTTTATGCAGACCTGCTGAGGGAAAGTGCTGCTTCCAGCCTGATTGTTATGTCGGGAAGCGTGCCGCCGGGAGTGCCGTCAAGTGTCTATTTCACCCTTATCAGCCACGCCCGCAAACTGGGCAAACAAACCATACTGGATACCGCCGGTAAATACCTGCGGGAAGGGCTGAAGGCTAAACCCTGTCTGGTCAAGCCCAACATCCGCGAAGCAGAGGAACTGTTGGGCAGAAAACTGGAGACTGAGGCTGAAATAATACTGGCTGCCAAAGAAATAGTCCGGATGGGGGCAGGAATAGCGGTAATCTCCATGGGTAAAAAGGGGCTGATAGCCTGTGACGGAAAGCAAGTAATAAAGGCAAGTTCGGCTTATGTGCGGGTAAAAAGTACGGTGGGAGCAGGGGATTCAACCGTGGCCGGTTTTGCTATATCACTCCGCCGCGGAGACAGCCTGGAAGAAGCCTGCCGTTTGGGGGTAGCTATGGGCACAGCTGCCGTAATGACTCCCGGTACTGAACTCTGCCACCGTGAAGACGTTCAGTATTGGCTGCCCCGGATAAAAATCCGCCGTCTGGCTTAG